One genomic region from Saprospiraceae bacterium encodes:
- the gmk gene encoding guanylate kinase, whose product MGKLVIITAPSGSGKSTIVNHLLDTIPSLSFSVSATTRPRRPHEIEAKDYYYIDVKKFKQYIHQRRFVEWEEVYPGQFYGTLKSELQRLWDQKKTIVFDIDVIGASDLKRFFPKKSLALFIKPPSIEVLRQRLISRQTESPDKIDMRVQRATMEMEYQDRFDAVVLNDDLEQAKRDAGSIVKKFILGQ is encoded by the coding sequence ATGGGCAAACTGGTCATCATCACAGCACCGTCCGGTTCTGGCAAAAGCACTATAGTCAATCACTTACTCGATACCATACCCTCCCTGTCCTTTTCAGTATCTGCGACTACCAGACCACGAAGGCCTCATGAAATCGAAGCAAAAGATTACTATTATATCGATGTGAAAAAATTTAAACAGTATATCCATCAACGCCGGTTTGTAGAGTGGGAGGAAGTATACCCGGGTCAATTTTATGGGACTTTAAAATCCGAACTGCAAAGACTTTGGGATCAAAAAAAGACCATTGTGTTCGATATTGATGTTATCGGAGCTTCTGATTTGAAACGCTTTTTTCCTAAAAAATCTCTTGCATTATTTATCAAACCGCCCTCTATCGAAGTACTGCGACAAAGACTGATCTCCAGGCAAACTGAATCACCGGATAAAATCGATATGAGAGTCCAAAGGGCTACCATGGAAATGGAATACCAGGACCGTTTTGACGCCGTGGTGCTCAACGACGACCTTGAACAAGCTAAGAGAGATGCCGGTAGTATTGTAAAAAAATTTATCTTAGGCCAGTGA
- a CDS encoding YicC family protein, translated as MLISMTGFGRAGGVVRDHQIKVEIKSVNSKFSEYRFRLPPFLKDKEFEIRKLLSTSIDRGKIDFFIEQSNGEVNEVQINRALFIKYAATLKELAIVTDLKEEGLIASILNLPEVVESPAVTIEEDDWASTESIIQKAIEEFNAFRLHEGKILAQVIKQNVVMIKQYLEQITPFENVRISQLKQRLLKTLDEYSNRPEYDANRFEQELLYYLEKMDFTEERVRLDKHCNFFLEKLDLPVSNGRELNFISQEMGREINTLGSKAQDHNIQHLVVAMKDELEKIKEQLANVV; from the coding sequence ATGCTAATATCGATGACGGGATTTGGGAGAGCTGGTGGGGTCGTAAGAGATCATCAAATCAAAGTTGAAATTAAGTCTGTCAATAGCAAGTTTTCAGAATATCGGTTTCGGCTTCCACCTTTTCTCAAGGACAAAGAATTTGAAATCCGTAAACTGCTGAGCACCTCCATCGACAGAGGTAAGATTGATTTTTTTATCGAGCAGTCCAATGGCGAGGTCAATGAGGTTCAGATCAATCGGGCCCTTTTCATCAAATATGCTGCGACACTGAAGGAACTGGCAATCGTGACTGATCTCAAAGAAGAAGGTCTGATCGCTTCGATCTTGAATCTACCAGAAGTAGTTGAATCACCTGCGGTTACCATTGAAGAAGATGATTGGGCATCTACCGAGAGCATCATACAAAAAGCAATAGAAGAATTTAATGCATTCAGACTCCACGAAGGCAAAATACTGGCTCAAGTAATCAAACAGAATGTGGTTATGATAAAGCAGTATCTGGAGCAAATCACCCCCTTTGAAAATGTGAGAATAAGCCAATTAAAACAAAGACTGCTCAAGACCCTCGACGAATATAGCAATAGACCTGAATATGATGCCAACCGATTTGAGCAAGAGCTCTTATATTATCTTGAGAAAATGGATTTTACCGAGGAAAGGGTAAGGTTGGACAAACATTGCAATTTTTTTCTGGAAAAACTGGACCTGCCGGTAAGTAATGGAAGAGAACTGAATTTCATCAGCCAGGAGATGGGGCGGGAGATCAATACACTTGGATCGAAAGCTCAGGATCACAATATTCAGCACCTGGTAGTTGCGATGAAAGATGAATTGGAAAAGATTAAGGAACAATTGGCAAATGTGGTCTAA